The following are from one region of the Oncorhynchus nerka isolate Pitt River linkage group LG8, Oner_Uvic_2.0, whole genome shotgun sequence genome:
- the LOC115133199 gene encoding interferon-related developmental regulator 1-like: protein MPRSKKRSSRVGPHGAVQPFSDEDASIETLSHCSSFSDAMRVADEGGEAGEETAQEDLQYKLNVFIDSTVDKSAKTRQGALDGLKAAMATRILYEFISDRRMTITDSIERCLKKGKGREQCAAASLACLLCIQLGSGVESEEVFKTLKPIFKNILLDGAANIQTRQACATSLGLCTLVVEDDILEDESRPSLNPQTTLLHTNALLSWALLLTICTGSQVKAVTRKRFEYDDWEPLCDKLNSLASDCNKHRAKTDKRKPRSVFRDVLKAVEERDFQTETIRFSTERMTIDSWVRKRTYDAFREFVGSGMNYQLQANEFIRGVFELGPHMLVDTATLKSMKISRFERHLYNAAAFKARTKARNKFRDKRVDVREF from the exons ATGCCAAGGTCCAAGAAGAGGAGTTCCAGGG TGGGGCCTCATGGAGCTGTGCAACCTTTCAGCGATGAGGATGCCTCAATCGAGACCCTCAGCCACTGCAGCAGCTTCAGTGATGCCATGAGGGTGGCAGACGAAG GAGGGGAAGCAGGTGAGGAGACAGCCCAGGAGGATTTACAGTACAAGCTGAATGTTTTCATTGACAGCACTGTGGATAAGAG TGCCAAGACCAGACAAGGAGCTCTGGATGGGCTGAAGGCTGCCATGGCAACTAGGATCCTGTACGAGTTCATTTCAGACAGGAGGATGACCATCACCGACAGCATTGAGCGCTGTCTCAAGAAAG GTAAAGGACGGGAGCAGTGTGCAGCAGCCTCCCTGGCCTGTCTGCTGTGTATTCAGCTGGGCTCAGGTGTTGAGAGCGAGGAGGTGTTCAAGACCCTCAAACCCATTTTCAAGAACATTCTGTTGGATGGAGCGGCCAACATCCAAACCAGACAAGCG TGCGCAACAAGTTTGGGCCTGTGCACTCTCGTGGTGGAAGATGACATCCTG GAGGATGAGAGTCGCCCCTCTCTCAACCCCCAGACCACCCTGCTCCACACCAATGCCCTCCTCTCCTGGGCCCTGCTGCTCACAATCTGCACAGGCAGCCAGGTCAAAGCAGTCACACGCAA GCGTTTTGAGTATGACGACTGGGAGCCCCTGTGTGACAAGCTGAACTCTCTGGCCAGCGACTGCAACAAACACCGTGCCAAGACTGACAAGAGGAAGCCGAGGTCTGTGTTCAGGGACGTGCTCAAGGCTGTGGAG gagAGGGACTTTCAGACTGAGACAATTCGTTTCAGCACTGAGCGTATGACCATTGACAGCTGGGTGAGGAAGAGGACATACGATGCCTTCAGGGAGTTTGTGGGCTCTGGTATGAATTACCAGCTACAGGCCAATGAGTTTATTCGTGGTGTGTTTGAACTGGGACCCCATATGCTGGTTGACACGGCCACACTGAAGTCCATGAAAATCTCCCGCTTCGAAAGG CATCTCTACAATGCAGCTGCATTCAAGGCTCGGACAAAGGCCAGGAACAAGTTCAGAGACAAGAGGGTTGACGTCAGGGAGTTTTAA